A segment of the Pan paniscus chromosome 9, NHGRI_mPanPan1-v2.0_pri, whole genome shotgun sequence genome:
AGCTTTCCTGCCCGGCCTGAAGTTCGAGGTCATCAGCTCTGCTCACATCTCCCTGTACACAGGTGCGAGCGGACGCCTCTGGGGATGTGGGGCTCCTCGGGATGGGCTCTGGGTGTGAGTGGGAAGAGTGGAGGAGGGGGTCTGAGCACTCCCTGGAGCTCTTCTGCCCCCAGATGAGTCAGCCTTGAAGATGGACCACGTGGCGCACGTCCCCCAGTCTCCAGCCAGCCACGTGGGGGGGCGTCCGCCGCAGGAGGAGACCAGCGCAGACATGCTGCGGCCAGATCCCAGGGATACCTTTTTCCTCAGTGAGAGGGGGCCCGCGCGGGGGCGAGGGCGGGGGTGCCTGCCCCAGCCACCCTGTGACCGCACCTCCTGCAGCTCCACGCATGGAATCTTCGAGCCTGGAGAACGTGCTGGAGCCCTGCGCCTACGCCCCCACCTACGTGGTCAAGGACTTCCCGATCGCCAGATACCAGGGCCTGCAATTTGTGAGTGCGGCTGGAGACCCCGTCTCCCGTCCAGGACTCCGCGGAGCCTTCTCCAGCCCCTTGGGAGGCCGCCCCGGGAGGTCCCCGCCCTGAGCCCtgcgccccccccccccaccccccaggtgTACCTGTCCTTCGTTTATCCCAACGACTACACTCGCCTCACCCACATGGAGACGGACAACAAGTGCTTCTACCGCGAGTCTCCGCTGTATCTGGAGAGGTGGGCGCGCGGCCGGGCTAatgcggggcggggcgggcggggCGGGACTCGGCTCTGATGCCCCGCCGCGCCCCAGGTTTGGGTTCTATAAATACATGAAGATGGACAAGGAGGAGGGGGATGAGGATGAAGAAGACGAGGTGCAGCGCCGAGCCTTCCTCTTCCTCAACCCGGACGGTGAGTGTCCGCAGCGCCCCTGGCCCGCACCCACCTGCGCAGGGAGCTTCTAACCCGCGTTTCCCGCAGACTTCCTGGGCGACGAGGACGAGGGGGAGCTGCTCGACAGCCTGGAGCCCACCGAGGCGGCCCCGCCCAGGAGCGGCCCCCAGTCCCCCGCCCCAGCAGCCCCCGCCGAGCCCGGAGCCACCCTCGCCCCGCCGACCCCTCCCCGCCCCCGGGACGAGGGGACCCCCAGGCACTCCCGGGCCCTGAGCTGGGCCGCCAGGGCCGCCCGCCCCTTGCCGCTCTTCTTGGGCCGAGCTCCGCCCCCGCGCCCTGCAGTGGAGCAGCCGCCCCCAAAGGTGTACGTGACCAGGGTGCGGCCGGGACAGCGGGCATCCCCCCGGGCCCCAGCGCCGCGTGCGCCCTGGCCGCCCTTCCCTGGCGTCTTCCTGCACCCCAGGCCTCTGCCCAGAGTGCAGCTGCGGGCGCCCCCACGCCCACCCCGGCCCCACGGCCGCAGGACCGGCGGCCCCCAGGCCACACAGCCGAGGCCCCCAGCCCGGGCGCAGGCCACCCAAGGGGGCCGGGAGGGCCAGGCGCGCACGCTGGGACCTGCGGCGCCCACAGTGGACTCAAACTTCTCCGAAGCGCGGCCCGTGACCTCCTTCCTGAGCTTGTCCCAGGTGTCCGGGCCGCAGCTGCCCGGGGAGGgcgaagaggaagaggaaggggaggacGATGGGGCCCCCGGCGACGAGGCCGTGTCGGAGGACAGCGAGGAGGCCGCGGGCCCGGCGCTCGGACGCTGGCGTGAGGACGCCATCGACTGGCAGCGCACGTTCAGCGTGGGCGCCGTGGACTTCGAGCTGCTGCGCTCGGACTGGAACGACCTGCGATGCAACGTTTCGGGGAACCTGCAGCTGCCGGAGGCGGAGGCCGTGGACGTGACCGCTCAGTACATGGAGCGGCTGAACGCGCGCCACGGCGGGTATGGGGGCGGCCGAACGCGCGCCAGGGCGGTTTTGGAGGCGGGGACAGCCGGGGAGAGGAGGTCCTGGCCTTGGTGGACTCCTCAGACCTTCCCCAGGGCCCAGTGGTGTACCGGCCTGGGGGCTGAGGCACCGCGCCCCACGCCAGGGAAGCCCcagcttctctccttccttcctggcGTCCTGACTGCCCGGGCACTTGTCCAGCCTCAGGGACCTCCCTGGAGCCCCACCCAGGTCTGGCGCCCCGTCCTTGCACCTGTGTACCCCACTTCTGTCATCCTGGACCTGGGCCCAGGGATGAGTCCAAGCTGCAGAGGTCAGCGTCAGTCGCAGCCAGTTGCTGCGCAGACAGCCCCATTCCggggccaggcagagacacttaGGGCAAAGCTCAAGACCCCTgggcccctcctcctctcccctcgcAGTGCCCCTGGGCGTTCCCAGACTGTCAGGACCTGACTGCAGAGGAAGGTGCAGGGCTTCTGCCCCATTGGCCCCTCTGGTCTCCCTGAGGCCCCAGGAATCTAGTGCTGTCTGCCCTCCCTGCAGGCTGGTGCGCAGGAGTGGGGAGTCTAATTTGGCCTTGGGGAGGCCTGTGGAGTTCTAAGAAGAGGCAGTGtctgctgtgcccagccttgaaGGCGAGTTAGGAGTTGCACAGTGATgacaggcagaggcaggggcagaGGATGGTGGCAGAACCGGGACTGTTTCTGCTGTGCGTGATGGAAGGTTGTGAGCAGAGCAAAGGCAGGGGCAGAGGATGGAGACAGGGCCAGGACTGTTTCTCGTGTGTGTGATGGAAGGTTGCGAGCAGAGCAAAGGCAGGGGCAGAGGATGGAGACAGGGCCAGGACTGTTTCTCGTGTGTGTGATGGAAGGTTGCGAGCAGAGCAAAGGCAGGGGCAGAGGATGGAGACAGGGCCAGGACTGTTTCTCATGTGTGTGATGGAAGGTTGCGAGCAGAGCAAAGGCAGGGGCAGAGGATGGAGGCACAGCCGCATGCGACTGTTTCTTGTGTGCGTGATGGAAGGTTGTGAGCAGAGCAGGAATTCCACCGGTTTGGGTGCAGACAGGTATGCCGCTGcctggaggggaagggaaggtggtggtggtgactgACAGCCTGGAGCCCTGGGCAGTGGGCGCTGGATTCTAGGTGGCTCAGAGGGCATGCCTGCCCCGGCTCTAAGCTTCCTGAGAGCAGCTCGTCATTCCTTGGGGGCCTCATGGGAAGATCATGGTTGTGGCCCCACCATTGCCCACCTGGGTATGGCTCAAGGAGCAACAGTGTAGAGAGACCAAGAGCATTTGGGGCAGGAGGTCCCTGACACTCAGGGCTTTGGGGTGGGGAAGGACAGGAGTTGGAGGGAGGCCTCGGACCCTCGGCTGTCACACAGATGGGTGTCCCCCAGTGAAGGGCACAGACTCTGCCAAGGGAGGACGTGAGGCCGACTGAAGAGAAACCGTTGTCTAGGGCAGGGTCCTGTTTTCTCCAGATGAGGAGAGCAGAGtggagggaaactgaggttctTGGCCGAGCGGAATGAGGAGGAAGGGGCCAGGAACGGGCTCCCAGCATGGAAGCAGCCTCCTGCACTCAGGGATCAGGACAGGAGCGGAACTGCTGCCTGGGGGAAAGGGGTGCTGTGAAGGCACGGTTGGGGGCTTCTCAGAAGAGGTGACCCAGGGCCTGGAAGAGGAGTGGCTGGGAGGACTGGGGCAAACATCCCAGGCAGGGGACTCCTCAGGACAAAGGAGAGGAGACAGTGGCTGTGCCTGAGGAGGAGTCTGCTACCCCAGTATGAGGGGAAGGTTGAAGGCCACAAAATCAAAACTGCTTAAGGTCCTAGAATGCCACAAAAGCTCCTTGGAACCTTGTCCTATGGGCGGTGGCTAACTCCTGAAGGTTTCTGAGCAAGGGGGTAACAGGACAGGCGGGCATGTCATAAACGTCACCTGGGACGTGAGTGGTGGCCAGGAGGCCCGCGAGGAGGTGAGGATGGGCCTGGGCTCGCTGGTGTGCCCCCAGTCCTGCCCCGACCCTGGAGGGGGTGGCTGGAAGGTGGACCTGCCTGCTGGGCCAACCTGGAGGGGCAGGTGCTGTGCCGCGGAGCCCGCAGCCTCCGCCAACTCCAAGTCGGCTGAGTTTCTGTGGCCAGGGCGGACCAGGGTTGTGGGCAGGGTGCAGGCTGGAAGCCCCAGTACCGGCTGACCACTGAGCCTTGCAGGCGCTTCGCGCTTCTGCGCATCGTGAACGTGGAGAAGCGCCGGGACTCGGCGCGAGGGAGTCGCTTcctgctggagctggagctgcaggAGCGCGGGGGCGGCCGCCTGCGACTGTCCGAGTACGTCTTCCTGCGGCTGCCGGGAGCCCGTGTAGGGGATGCAGACGGAGAAAGTCCCGAGCCCGCTCCCGCCGCCTCCGTGCGCCCCGACGGCCGCCCCGAGCTCTGccggccactgcgcctggcctggcgCCAGGACGTGATGGTTCACTTCATCGTGCCAGGTTCGCAGGGCGGGCTCGGGGTGTCCGGGAGACCTCGTGGAAGGAACATGGACCCTAATGACTAGGAAAGGGTGTGGGTGTCCAGGATGAAGTTCTTCGGAGCTGGGAGGCCCCACCGTAGAGTCAGCGTCGGCTCAGCGCACCCCCCCCCTCCCCATTTCTCCTCCAGTGAAAAACCAGGCACGGTGGGTGGCACAGTTCCTGGCGGACATGGCTGCGCTGCACGCGCGCACCGGGGACTCGCGTTTCAGCGTCGTCCTGGTGGATTTCGAGAGCGAGGATATGGACGTGGAGCGGGCCCTGCGCGCCGCGCGCCTGCCCCGGTAACAACCCCTACTTCCACCTGGGCGGACCCAGCGCAGCTTTCCTCCCCGGGAGGTGGGTTTTCCTGACCCCACCCCCAGAGATCGTGCCTGTGACTCCCCCTCCCCAGGTACCAGTACCTGAGACGAACCGGGAACTTCGAGCGCTCCGCCGGGCTGCAGGCGGGAGTGGACGCGGTAGAGGTCCGAGGGCCCCATGGGGGTCGGGGAGCAAAACGGGGCGTGCCCGGGGAGGAGCGGAGAGCGGGGCTCAGACCTCCCGCACCCCCCAGGACGCCAGCAGCATCGTGTTCCTCTGCGACCTGCACATCCACTTCCCACCCAACATCCTGGACGGCATCCGCAAGCACTGCGTGGAGGGCAGGCTGGCCTTCGCGCCCGTGGTCATGCGCCTGAGCTGCGGGAGCTCGCCCCGGGACCCCCACGGTGAGGCCCCGAGCGTCCCACCCTGTGATACCAGGGTTCCCACCAACCGCCGCGGTAAAGTCCAGGAACCCGGGGCCTCTCTCAATCCCCAGGGGAGGCCTGGGAGTCCATCAGTGCTCCCCGTAGTGCCCAGAGCCCCAGTCCCCCCGCACCAGCACACCCAGGGCCATGCCAGGGGCCCCAGGAACCTCCTCCAGGGAGGTTTATGCACCGCATATAAACCTCCTCCCGCGTTTATGCACCGCACTCCAGGGTCATGACCCAGTACCACCGGACGACTCCCGGAAGCCCCCGTGGTGATGGGACCCGGCACCTGACCCCTCCCGAGGTCTCCTAGCGGCGCTTTGCGGGGGGGAACCCTTGCAGGACCTGGTCTGAAGGGCAGCACCCCTCACCCTCCCGCCCCAGGTTACTGGGAGGTGAACGGCTTTGGCCTTTTTGGGATCTACAAGTCGGACTTTGACCGGGTCGGAGGAATGAACACGGAGGAGTTCCGAGACCAGTGGGGGGGTGAAGACTGGGAGCTCCTGGACAGGTGaccacctccccactccccagaGGTGACACCCTGACCCCTGCGTCCTCCTCTGAATGGGGAAGGGGGATTTATGCCCCCCACGGCGCCCACATGCTGAGAGAACTCTGCCCTTCCCCGTCTTCCCAGTATCCTGTAGGCCTGGAGAGACTTCTCCACCCACATCACTTCTGAAACCCTGTCCCACCCCCAGGGTCCTGCAAGGTCAGGGACATCCCTGAACCAGCTCTGCCCCCGATCCCATAGGCCCTGGGTGGCCCTGAGTCCCCATCATCCCACTGGGGCCATGCACGCTCGAGGCAGCCCTgacacccccagcccctggaccAGGGTACTGACCCCTTCTCCGCCCCCGGCCCCGGGGTCCTGACCACCTCTCCGCCCCCGGCCCCGGGGTCCTGACCACCTCTCCGCCCCCGGCCCCGGGGTCCTGACCACCTCTCCGTCCCCAAGCCCGGGGTCCTGACCACCTCTCCGCCCCCGGCCCCGGGGTCCTGACCACCTCTCCGCCCCCGGCCCCGGGGTCCTGACCACCTCTCCGCCCCCGGCCCCGGGGTCCTGACCACCTCTCCGTCCCCAAGCCCGGGGTCCTGACCACCTCTCCGCCCCCGGCCCCGGGGTCCTGACCACCTCTCCGCCCCCGGCCCCGGGGTCCTGACCACCTCTCCGCCCCCGGCCCCGGGGTCCTGACCACCTCTCCGCCCCTGGCCCCGGGGTCCTGACCACCTCTCCGTCCCCAAGCCCGGGGTCCTGACCACCTCTCTGCCGCCGGCCCCAGGGTCCTGCAGGCAGGGCTGGAGGTGGAGCGGCTCCGACTGCGGAATTTCTATCACCACTACCACTCCAAGAGGGGCATGTGGAGCGTCCGCAGCAGGAAGGGCTCTCGCACGGGGGCGTCTTGAGGACGGGCAGCCCCTCCCAGCCCCGGTGGGAGTCCCGAGGCAGCTGCTGGGGGCTGGGCTTTGAGCTTGGTCCCGAGAGACCCGGCAGGGCTGGTCAGAGGGGCACAGCCACCGCCTGTGCCTGCCCCTCTCTGGCCCACTGGGCGCCTGCGTCGTGCCCCTCCCCGGAGAGGCAGCCTTCACGGCGGGTCAGGGCCTGGCCTTGGTCCCCACTCTGCGATGATTTCTGTGAAATTTTGCTGTAGCGATGACATTGTTTTCAGAATTTCCAAGAGTTCTGtctgttctgttttttattcagaatgaaatgaaatattttttttagtTCTGACTTGTTCTCTGTGCCTGTTCTCTTGAGAGGTAGAGTCCTCTCCCCTGGGGGACCCTGAGCACGACCTCCTGACTCCCAGCCGCAGCCCTTCCAGACCCCTCCTTCTCCTACCCCCAAGACCACTTTCCGCCTTCCTGCCTGTGAGGTTCTGTGCCGGGCcctgtggggagggggcttccgaCTTCCTCCGCCCTGTGTCTATGGGGTCTGTGCCCGCTGATAACAGACATAGATAGAACAGGGCCCTCCCACACTGGGGTGAGGAATGAGCAGTCACCACCTCAGTTCCCCTCATTCTGCAAACAGAATCGGGGTGTCagtcccaccccagcctcctctaGGGTGGAGGAGCTGCTGCACCCAGGTGGGGCATGTCCCgtgctggggttgggggtgaTCAGGCAGAACTCAGGGTTGCCAGAAACGGAAACCCAACTCAAGCCGGTGAAGCCGTAATCAGGGGGCCTGTATGAGTTTGGAACCCTCAAGGTCAGGGTCAGCAGGGCACCAGAGAAGGACAGACTCAGAGGCTGGTCGAAGCCCACTCCTGCCTTGTCTCCTCTCTGCCTGTGGGTCCAGCTCAGTCCTGGCCTGGGCCGGGTCACAAGAGGGAGACTGTACTCTGCCAGGCAGCGAGTGGTTGTGTGAGTTCCCTGTGGCTGCTGTGGCAAATTGGcacaaatgtagtggcttaaaaaattattatcttacagttctggagataaAAAGTCCTAGAACTaagcccggcacagtggctcacacctgtaatcccagtactttgggaggctgaagcggccGGATCCCTAGACACGGTGCTGTGTACCTGTGTAGtcctacttggaaggttgaggcaggaggatcacctgagcccgggaggtcagggctgcagtgagctgtggttgcatcactgcactccagcctgggaaacagagcaaggccctgtctcggaaaaaaaaaaaaaaaatgctaaaattaaggtgtcagcagggctggttccttctagAGACTTAGGTGTGAGTCTGCGTCCGTGCCTTCTCCAGCTTCTCAAGGCCACCTGGATTTCAGCAGCTTGGCCTCTTCccctctctcactcactctctctctccctctctccctcatctCCTCCTGTGACTCTGACCCTGCTGCCTTCTCTTATAAGGCCCCCTGCGATGACACTGGGCCCTCCCAGCAAACCCACGATAACCATCACATCCCTCACTCAGTCACATCTGCAAAACCCCTTTGCCATGAAGGTAACAGTCACAGGTTCTGGGACTAGGACATGCACATCTTGAGCGGTCACTCTTCTTTCTACCTCCTCGTTCACACGGGGTGGGAAAATAGCTCCTAGGCCCAGCAGCCAGAATTGTCCTCTGAAGATACGTCCTGAGGTCACCGCTCACCGTGCACTCACGGCAGCTGGGCGGTGGAGCCGAAGGAGGAACCAGGGGGACCTGCCGTGGACCAGGGCGGCATCCAGTCGCCTGGTGTGGGCTTCACAGGTCCTGCTGGTCCACAGGTGTGCAGGTCCACAGAGGTGCCCGCAGGGCAGGGGACATGGCTGGCCACACACATGCCCAGAAGCCATGTGCTGACCAGCTCTCCTGCCCGCTGATCCCTGTGTATCTAGTTCAGATGGACTTGTCCCCACTCACAGATGTTTCGCAGCAAGAGAAGAACTAGCCTTGGATTTAATGATCCATGCTAAcccaagaaaatgagaaaaggataGAAGAAATGTAAACCACAGGCAGGGGAAGCCTGCACATCAGAAAGAGAAccttggaaaacaaaaaagtcaaaattcCATGTAATCTGGACGATTCACACCATCATTTAATCCGTTTAGCAATGATTCATTACACACTCACTACATGTCATGCACTGAGGAAAAGGCAGGGAACGGAACAGACAAAAACTGCTGCCCCCAAGGATCTTACATTCTAATGGGGGGGCGGGGCATGACGACGCCATCAATAACACATGTGGTATACCAGCTGGCGGCAAGGGCAGCGGAGGGAAAGGAAGCCCGGGAAGGCAGCAGCCCATGTGAGTGTGACTGCGTTTCTAAGCAGGGTGCTCAGAAAGACCAAGCGTGAGAAGGTGAAGGCGGCCGAGGACACAGGCGGGGGACGGCAGGGGTCAGCGGCAGCCTTTGaggaaatttcttaaaaatcaatgataaggctgggcatagtggctcacacctgtaatctcagcactttgggaggctgaggcaggagtgatGGCAGCGGTGGCCCATCTAGAGTGGACACTGCCAAGATGCTGGCCGCAGCGAAGAGGCATGGCAGGGCCTCCCACtccacagagcaggcaggagCTCAGCCCTCCTGGGCACTGGGTTTGTTTGCATGCACCTCAACATTCCTGTGctcttgggggcccaggaaggcCCCCACCTGGCCCCCTGTAGGCTCA
Coding sequences within it:
- the B4GALNT4 gene encoding N-acetyl-beta-glucosaminyl-glycoprotein 4-beta-N-acetylgalactosaminyltransferase 1 isoform X2, producing MPRLPVKKIRKQMKLLLLLLLLSCAAWLTYVHLGLVRQGRALRQRLGYGRDGEKLTSVTDGRGVHAVPSTQRAEDSSESREEEQAPEGRDLDMLFPGGAGRLPLNFTHQTPPWREEYKGQVNLHVFEDWCGGAVGHLRRNLHFPLFPHTRTTVKKLAVSPKWKNYGLRIFGFIHPARDGDVQFSVASDDNSEFWLSLDESPAAAQLVAFVGKTGSEWTAPGEFTKFSSQVSKPRRLMASRRYYFELLHKQDDRGSDHVEVGWRAFLPGLKFEVISSAHISLYTDESALKMDHVAHVPQSPASHVGGRPPQEETSADMLRPDPRDTFFLTPRMESSSLENVLEPCAYAPTYVVKDFPIARYQGLQFVYLSFVYPNDYTRLTHMETDNKCFYRESPLYLERFGFYKYMKMDKEEGDEDEEDEVQRRAFLFLNPDDFLGDEDEGELLDSLEPTEAAPPRSGPQSPAPAAPAEPGATLAPPTPPRPRDEGTPRHSRALSWAARAARPLPLFLGRAPPPRPAVEQPPPKVYVTRVRPGQRASPRAPAPRAPWPPFPGVFLHPRPLPRVQLRAPPRPPRPHGRRTGGPQATQPRPPARAQATQGGREGQARTLGPAAPTVDSNFSEARPVTSFLSLSQVSGPQLPGEGEEEEEGEDDGAPGDEAVSEDSEEAAGPALGRWREDAIDWQRTFSVGAVDFELLRSDWNDLRCNVSGNLQLPEAEAVDVTAQYMERLNARHGGRFALLRIVNVEKRRDSARGSRFLLELELQERGGGRLRLSEYVFLRLPGARVGDADGESPEPAPAASVRPDGRPELCRPLRLAWRQDVMVHFIVPVKNQARWVAQFLADMAALHARTGDSRFSVVLVDFESEDMDVERALRAARLPRYQYLRRTGNFERSAGLQAGVDAVEDASSIVFLCDLHIHFPPNILDGIRKHCVEGRLAFAPVVMRLSCGSSPRDPHGYWEVNGFGLFGIYKSDFDRVGGMNTEEFRDQWGGEDWELLDSIL
- the B4GALNT4 gene encoding N-acetyl-beta-glucosaminyl-glycoprotein 4-beta-N-acetylgalactosaminyltransferase 1 isoform X1, translated to MPRLPVKKIRKQMKLLLLLLLLSCAAWLTYVHLGLVRQGRALRQRLGYGRDGEKLTSVTDGRGVHAVPSTQRAEDSSESREEEQAPEGRDLDMLFPGGAGRLPLNFTHQTPPWREEYKGQVNLHVFEDWCGGAVGHLRRNLHFPLFPHTRTTVKKLAVSPKWKNYGLRIFGFIHPARDGDVQFSVASDDNSEFWLSLDESPAAAQLVAFVGKTGSEWTAPGEFTKFSSQVSKPRRLMASRRYYFELLHKQDDRGSDHVEVGWRAFLPGLKFEVISSAHISLYTDESALKMDHVAHVPQSPASHVGGRPPQEETSADMLRPDPRDTFFLTPRMESSSLENVLEPCAYAPTYVVKDFPIARYQGLQFVYLSFVYPNDYTRLTHMETDNKCFYRESPLYLERFGFYKYMKMDKEEGDEDEEDEVQRRAFLFLNPDDFLGDEDEGELLDSLEPTEAAPPRSGPQSPAPAAPAEPGATLAPPTPPRPRDEGTPRHSRALSWAARAARPLPLFLGRAPPPRPAVEQPPPKVYVTRVRPGQRASPRAPAPRAPWPPFPGVFLHPRPLPRVQLRAPPRPPRPHGRRTGGPQATQPRPPARAQATQGGREGQARTLGPAAPTVDSNFSEARPVTSFLSLSQVSGPQLPGEGEEEEEGEDDGAPGDEAVSEDSEEAAGPALGRWREDAIDWQRTFSVGAVDFELLRSDWNDLRCNVSGNLQLPEAEAVDVTAQYMERLNARHGGRFALLRIVNVEKRRDSARGSRFLLELELQERGGGRLRLSEYVFLRLPGARVGDADGESPEPAPAASVRPDGRPELCRPLRLAWRQDVMVHFIVPVKNQARWVAQFLADMAALHARTGDSRFSVVLVDFESEDMDVERALRAARLPRYQYLRRTGNFERSAGLQAGVDAVEDASSIVFLCDLHIHFPPNILDGIRKHCVEGRLAFAPVVMRLSCGSSPRDPHGYWEVNGFGLFGIYKSDFDRVGGMNTEEFRDQWGGEDWELLDRVLQAGLEVERLRLRNFYHHYHSKRGMWSVRSRKGSRTGAS
- the B4GALNT4 gene encoding N-acetyl-beta-glucosaminyl-glycoprotein 4-beta-N-acetylgalactosaminyltransferase 1 isoform X3 translates to MPRLPVKKIRKQMKLLLLLLLLSCAAWLTYVHLGLVRQGRALRQRLGYGRDGEKLTSVTDGRGVHAVPSTQRAEDSSESREEEQAPEGRDLDMLFPGGAGRLPLNFTHQTPPWREEYKGQVNLHVFEDWCGGAVGHLRRNLHFPLFPHTRTTVKKLAVSPKWKNYGLRIFGFIHPARDGDVQFSVASDDNSEFWLSLDESPAAAQLVAFVGKTGSEWTAPGEFTKFSSQVSKPRRLMASRRYYFELLHKQDDRGSDHVEVGWRAFLPGLKFEVISSAHISLYTDESALKMDHVAHVPQSPASHVGGRPPQEETSADMLRPDPRDTFFLTPRMESSSLENVLEPCAYAPTYVVKDFPIARYQGLQFVYLSFVYPNDYTRLTHMETDNKCFYRESPLYLERFGFYKYMKMDKEEGDEDEEDEVQRRAFLFLNPDDFLGDEDEGELLDSLEPTEAAPPRSGPQSPAPAAPAEPGATLAPPTPPRPRDEGTPRHSRALSWAARAARPLPLFLGRAPPPRPAVEQPPPKVYVTRVRPGQRASPRAPAPRAPWPPFPGVFLHPRPLPRVQLRAPPRPPRPHGRRTGGPQATQPRPPARAQATQGGREGQARTLGPAAPTVDSNFSEARPVTSFLSLSQVSGPQLPGEGEEEEEGEDDGAPGDEAVSEDSEEAAGPALGRWREDAIDWQRTFSVGAVDFELLRSDWNDLRCNVSGNLQLPEAEAVDVTAQYMERLNARHGGRFALLRIVNVEKRRDSARGSRFLLELELQERGGGRLRLSEYVFLRLPGARVGDADGESPEPAPAASVRPDGRPELCRPLRLAWRQDVMVHFIVPVKNQARWVAQFLADMAALHARTGDSRFSVVLVDFESEDMDVERALRAARLPRYQYLRRTGNFERSAGLQAGVDAVEDASSIVFLCDLHIHFPPNILDGIRKHCVEGRLAFAPVVMRLSCGSSPRDPHGS
- the B4GALNT4 gene encoding N-acetyl-beta-glucosaminyl-glycoprotein 4-beta-N-acetylgalactosaminyltransferase 1 isoform X4, with translation MLFPGGAGRLPLNFTHQTPPWREEYKGQVNLHVFEDWCGGAVGHLRRNLHFPLFPHTRTTVKKLAVSPKWKNYGLRIFGFIHPARDGDVQFSVASDDNSEFWLSLDESPAAAQLVAFVGKTGSEWTAPGEFTKFSSQVSKPRRLMASRRYYFELLHKQDDRGSDHVEVGWRAFLPGLKFEVISSAHISLYTDESALKMDHVAHVPQSPASHVGGRPPQEETSADMLRPDPRDTFFLTPRMESSSLENVLEPCAYAPTYVVKDFPIARYQGLQFVYLSFVYPNDYTRLTHMETDNKCFYRESPLYLERFGFYKYMKMDKEEGDEDEEDEVQRRAFLFLNPDDFLGDEDEGELLDSLEPTEAAPPRSGPQSPAPAAPAEPGATLAPPTPPRPRDEGTPRHSRALSWAARAARPLPLFLGRAPPPRPAVEQPPPKVYVTRVRPGQRASPRAPAPRAPWPPFPGVFLHPRPLPRVQLRAPPRPPRPHGRRTGGPQATQPRPPARAQATQGGREGQARTLGPAAPTVDSNFSEARPVTSFLSLSQVSGPQLPGEGEEEEEGEDDGAPGDEAVSEDSEEAAGPALGRWREDAIDWQRTFSVGAVDFELLRSDWNDLRCNVSGNLQLPEAEAVDVTAQYMERLNARHGGRFALLRIVNVEKRRDSARGSRFLLELELQERGGGRLRLSEYVFLRLPGARVGDADGESPEPAPAASVRPDGRPELCRPLRLAWRQDVMVHFIVPVKNQARWVAQFLADMAALHARTGDSRFSVVLVDFESEDMDVERALRAARLPRYQYLRRTGNFERSAGLQAGVDAVEDASSIVFLCDLHIHFPPNILDGIRKHCVEGRLAFAPVVMRLSCGSSPRDPHGYWEVNGFGLFGIYKSDFDRVGGMNTEEFRDQWGGEDWELLDRVLQAGLEVERLRLRNFYHHYHSKRGMWSVRSRKGSRTGAS